A stretch of DNA from Actinomycetota bacterium:
TCGTAGACCGGCGCCTCCCGCGTGTGTCGCTGAAGGTCGTTGGCGGCCAGAACCGTGTAGACGTCCTTCGCTGTCTCCTCCGCCGAAGACACCAGCAGCACGTCCGGCCCCATCACGTATTGAATCGTCGCCGACAGCAGCGGGTAGTGGGTACAGCCCAGGATGAGCGTGTCCACGCCGGCCTGCTTGAGGGGGCTCAGGTATTCGCCGGCCACACCGAGCACCGCGTCGCCGGTCGTCTCTCCCGACTCCGCCAGCTCGACGAACCGCGGGCAGGCCTGGTGGAAGACCTCCACAGGCCTGCGGGTCAGGCGGATCGCCTCGTCGTACTGGGCCGACTCGATCGTCGCCTGGGTGCCGATCACGCCGATTCGCTTGTTGCGCGTGAGCCGGACGGCCGTCTGGGCGGGCGGGTTGATGACGGTGATCATCGGGACGGGGATCTGCGGCCGTCCCAGGCGGGCCAGCGCCGAGGAGGCCGAATTGCAGCCGACGACGATCAGCTTCACGTCCTGTTCGATAAGAAAGTCGATGATCTCGCACGCGTAGCGGTGGACGTCCGGAAGGGGCTTCGGGCCGTACGGGAACCTGGCGGTGTCCCCGTAGTAGACGATCGACTCCTGCGGCAGGACGTCGATGACGGCCCGCGCGACCATGAGTCCGCCGAGTCCGGAATCGAAGATCCCGATGGGCCTGTCGCCGGGCTCCGGCAGTCGGACCGGACCCGGTTGTGAAGGCGGCGTCACCACCAGATCTGCCCCTGCAGCCGACGCTCGACCTCCTCGGGGTCCTGGACGTGCACCCCCGTGGACACGTACTTCCAGCCGCCGTCGGCCAGCAGCACGACGGCCGTCCGGGAGCCGAGAGACGCCATCGCCCTCAAAGCGCCGAAGACGGCGGCCCCGGACGAGATGCCCGCGAACACTCCCTCCAGCTCGAACAGGGTGCGGGTCATCCGGAAAGCGTCGGCGGACCCGACCATGAACTTCCGGTCCAGCACGGACTGATCCAGGATCGGAGGGATGTAGCCGTCCTCAAGGGACCGCAGCCCCTGGACGAGGTCCCCCGCCGGAGGCTCCGCCGCGACGACTTTGATGTCCGGGTTGTGCCGCTTAAGGGCCCGGCCGGCCCCCGTGAGCGTGCCGCCGGTGCCGAGTCCCGCGACGAACAGGTCCAGGTCCGGTACATCGGCGACGATCTCCGCTGCTGTGACCTCGTGCGCGGCGGGATTCGCGGCATTCTCGTACTGATTGAGCATCAGGTACTTCGTGTCGGAGGCCATCTCCTGCGCGACCTTGATTGCGCCGTTTGTGCCCTCCTCGCCGGGGGACAGGTGCACTTCCACCCCGTAAAGCTCCAGCAGGCGACGGCGCTCCTCGGACGCCGACTCCGGCATCACCACGGCCAGCCGCAGCCCTTTGAGCCGGCAGACGAGCGCGAGCGAGATCCCCGTGTTGCCCGACGAAGGCTCGAGCAGGACGCGGTCGTCGTCCAGCTGTCCCTGACGCTCGGCCTCCAGGACCATGGCCAGCGCGATCCGGTCCTTGACCGACCCGGTCGGGTTCTGTCCCTCCAACTTCGCGTACAGCCTCGTTCCGTCCGATTCGAGGCGGGACAGCCTGACCACGGGCGTGTTGCCTATGGCGTCGAGGATGCTGTCGTGTGCTGCGCCCCCTGCGACGGCGGGCAGGACGGTGATGGTGTCGCCTTCGGATACGGGGGTGTCCAGCGCCTGCAGATACCGGACGTCCTCGTCGTTGACGTACACGTTGATAAAGCGGTGCAGCCGTCCGGTCTCGTCCAGGACCTGCGCGCGAAACCCCGGGTGCGCGCTGTCCACGTTCTCCAGCACCTGAACGAGCGTCGTCCCCTGCGCCTGCACCGTGGATTCGCCCGCCGTGTGCTTGCGCAGCACCGTCGGGATGCGAACCGTCACCGCCATCGCTTCACCCCGCAATCGCCACCGGAACCTCGTCCACCCGGCCCCCCTCGATCCTGAAGCCCCGCATGTGCGGAGCCTCGGGGTCTTCCAGGGACACGATCAGGTAGACGGCCTCCGGGTAGTAGGCCCAGGACACGTCGGTGTTGGACGGGTAGGCGGCGGACCTGGTGTGCGAATGGTAGATGGACACCAGCTCCAGTCCCCCCTCCTCGATCTCGTTAAAGGCCCGCAGTTGCTCTTTGGGGTCCATCCGGTAGATGACCGGCGATCGCTCCGCGTTGGTCATCCGGAACAGCCTTTGCGCGATGCCGTCCCGGCCTGCCAGCAGCCCACACGCCTCGTTTGGGAACTCGGCCCTGCATTGCTCGTAGATGTCATCAGCAAAGTCTTTCGGGAGTCGAAGCACGCGGTTCACCTGAGGTGGATGGCGGGAGCGGCCTCAATGATAGGCGGGCTCCGACCGGCCGGCTGAGGCAAAACCTACGTTGCCGGTAGGAATCAGCGCTCGTCCGGCCGGGGCTGCACGAGCACCTCGACGTTGCGCTCGCCCCAGTCGGCAGCGATCCCCACCACCCTGCGGCCCTCGCCGAGCCTGCGCGCCAGGGCCCGGGCGGCCATGAGCACGGCGCCGGTCGAAGGACCGCAGAACAGCCCTGCCTGGCGCCCCAGCTCCCGGACGGCCTCGTGGGCTTCCCACCACGGGACCGGGTACACCTCGTCCACCAGGTCCCTGCGCAGCAGGCCCGGGACGAATCCAGCCCCGATCCCCGGGATCCGGTGGGGGCCGGGCTTGCCACCCGACAGCACCGGGGACTCCGCCGGCTCGACGGCCACGACCTGGCACCGGGGGTTGCGTGCCTTGAGCACGGCCGCACAGCCGCTGATGGTGGCCCCCGTCCCGACTCCGGCCACGAAACCGTCCACGCCCCCTGAGCACTGGTCCCAGATCTCCGCGCCCGTGTCCTCGTGTGAGCGAACGGCGGCCTCGTTGCCGAACTGCCGCATTACGAACGCGCCCTCGCGCGCCATCCTGTCCGCCTTGGCGATGGCCCCCGACATCCGCTCGGAGTGCTCCGTCCAGACGAGCTCGACGCCAAGGATCTCCAGGTTCGCGCGGCGAACGTCCGGCATGTCCGACGGCGCCACGACCATGACGTGGTAGCCCGTGGCGCGGCCGATCACGGCCAGCGACGTCGCCGTGTTGCCGACGGACGCCTCGACGATGGCCTGCCCGGGACTGAGGACCCCCCGCCGCTCAGCGTCCCGGATCATGGCGAGCACCGGACGGTCCTTCACGGAGCCCGAGGGGTTGTCGCCTTCGACCTTCAGGCACACCTCGGCGGCCCCGGGTTCGGCCCCCAGGGTGACCATGCACGTGCGGCCCACGAGGTCGAGGACGCTGCCGACGATCCTGCCGAGCGAGGGCTCCCGGATGTCCACGGCCTGCGTCAGGCCGTGACCGCGATCGTGCCGGCGGGGCCGTCGTGGACGCGACCGACAACGACCATCAGGTGACCACCGGACGACTCCACGATCCGCTCGACAACTTCCGGACTGCATGCGGCCAGCAGTCCGCCGGACGTCTGGGCGTCCGAAAGCAGGTGGCGCGTCGTGTCATCCGCGGCGCCCCAGTCGACGGAGGAGTCCAGCGACTTCAGGTTGCGCAGAGTCCCTCCGGGGACCATGCCCTTGCGGGCAAGCTCCTCGGCTCCCGGCAGCAGGGGCACGTGCCCGGCGTTGACCTCCGCCGACACGCCGGATGCAGAAAGCATCCGGTGCAGGTGCCCCAGCAGGCCGAAGCCCGTCACATCGGTGCATGCCCTCACTCCCGCCGCCACCATCGCCCCCGCGGCAGCGTCGTTGAGCGCCACCATCGACTCCACCGCCGCGCTCTCGGCCTCCGCGGTGGACGCCTCGCGCTTTATGGCCGTGGTGATCACGCCGGTGCCTATCGGTTTGGTCAGCACGAGTACGTCGCCGGGACGGGCTGCGTCCATTCGCATGACCTGATCCGTACGGACGCGCCCCACGACGCACATGCCGTACTTGGGCTCCGGGTCGTCGATCGTGTGGCCGCCCACCACCACCATGCCGGCGCGCCGGGCAGTCTCGGCGCCCCCACGCAGCACGTCACCGAGCAACGACAAAGGCAGAACCTCCCGGGGCCACCCGGCCAGGTTCAGGGCCCACAGTGGCCGCCCGCCCATTGCGTACACGTCGCTGCACGCGTTGGCTGCGGCGATGCGCCCCCATGTGAAGGCGTCGTCCACGACGGGGGTGAAAAAGTCCGTGGTCAGGACGAGCGAGTCCGGGCCTTCCAGTGGCAGGACCGCGGCGTCGTCGGCTTCGTCCAACCCGACGAGAACCCCGGACTGCGTACCGGAGGCCTCGAGCATCCCCAGGACCTCGACCAGGTCCTCAGCGCCGAGCTTGCAAGCTCAGCCGGCGCCGTGGGAGTAGCGCGTAAGCCGGATGCGCTGGTCCATGTCACCCCCTTTCCTGGAGGCCAAGTCTATGTGTCGTCCCCGGGATGTAAGTTGTCGGACTCAGGGGCCCTCGGCCCCTCTCCTTCCCAGGTCGCTTCCTCAGGCCTTCCTCCTCCGGCACGGCGCAAGCCGTGCGACGAGAGAAGGAGTCGTCGATGGACAGAAAGCGAATCGCGATCGCCCTGGTGCTTGCCTGCCTGCCCGTGTGGCAAGGCGCGCCGGCGGCCGCATATCACTTTCCCGGTACGTACTACCCCCACCGCCACAAGAACTACCCGCCGCGGCCCCACGGCCAGGCGGCGCTGGTCCGCGAATTCGGGGAGAGATGCAGCGCCGCGGCAAGAGCCAACAAGGAGACCTGGTGGGCGAAGGAGGGGATTCACGGGACGGGCAGCTGGCGGCAGTATCCCTTCAACTACCACGAGAGGCTCGGCGGAAAGAACGCGTCCGCCGTCTACGACGTCTGGGCCCACGCGGCCACCGAGCACGAGGCCGACTTCTGGAAGATCGGGATCTGGGGCTACAACTGCCGGAAGATCAAAGGGTCGTCGAAGTGGTCATCGCATTCGTGGGGCGTGGCGATCGACACCAATTCGGCCTACGAGCACGTGGGAGCCGGGCACAAGCACTGCCACACCATGACCCCGAACATGCCCGGCATCTGGAAAGACCACGGGTGGCACCACGGAGTGAGCTTCGGCGACTGCATGCACTTCCAGTACGTCACCGGCTACTGATCAAAGGAGAGCCAGATGAACAAAATGAGGATTGCGGCGGGCGCTGGCGCCTTGGCCGTGGCCGCCTTTGCGCTCGTGGCGCCGGGCTCACCGGCTCCGGCGGCCGAAGAGGTCGACATCGTTTCGGTTCAGCAGGGCGTGGTGGCCCTGTCCGGACCCGAAGACGGGGTGCGCGTCGCGCTCCCGGAGCCGGCGGGCGCGGCGGACCTCTCGCCGGATGCAAAGGAACTGGCGGTAAGCCAAGGAACCTTGGCCCGGGAGGGACCCTCCGGTGTCCTGGGCGAGCTCGCGCTGGTGGACCGCGACACGGGCGACGTCCGGATCCGCACGGACTTCGGCGGTGCCCAAATCTCCGGCGTCAGTTACAGCCCGGTGGGGGGCCTGGTCGCCTTCATCAAGGACGGTTTCGAGCTGTGGGTGATGCGTACCGACACCGGGCAGCTCCGACAGATCGGTGATGGCAGGAGCATGGCTCCCGCGGACGGGTTCCTGTTCGACCCGGTCTTCGACTCCCTCGGCTCCTCTGTCTACGTGGGGGTCGTCCAGGACAGCTGGGACGGCGAGGACGACAAGCTGGACAACCTCTGGCGCGTGTCGCTGTCGGGCCAGACCACCCAGATCACGCACTTTCAGCCGGACGGCCAGCCGGACGGCTACTGGCTGATCCTGAGGCGCCCCGTCCCGCTGCCCGACGGAAGCGTCATGGTGAACGTCGAGAGCTACAACCCCTTGGGTGAGCACCACACCTACGTCGCGCACATCTCGACTTCCGGAGAGCTGACCCCCGCGGGACCGATTCCCGGCGAGGCCTACCTTGTGGATGTGGCGCCGGACAGGCTTTTCTATCTGGTGTTCGACGCATCCAGCGGCAAAGGCACTGTCATGTCGTCGGATCGCACTGAAGACAAGGCGTCCTGGGAGAAGTGGTGCGAACCTGCCTGCGACTCACTGGTATCAGGCGTGGACAACGCGTGGGTGAAGACGCCGGACGTGCGGGTGGCATAAGGGGGGAACCATGAAGAGTCCGATTGTCGTCGGCTTGGGACTGACTGTGGCCGTGTGCGCGGCGTGCGCTGAGGTGGGACCAGGACCTTCTACAACACCTGAGGCTGTCAGCCCGCCCGCGTCGAAAGCTTCAGCGGCCAGGATTGTGGAGTCCGGCTTCAAGATCATGCCCGGCGGGGGCGTCACTGCCGCCGCTCTGATCCGCAACGACACCGACCAGACCCTCAACGAGATACAGCTGGAGCTGAGCCTGCAGGACGCCGGAGGCCGCGAGGTGGCCAAGACCGGGGAGAGCCTTCCTTTCTGCCCTCCCCGGCAGGACTGCTGGTGGGGCGCTATCTTCGTCGACTCCTCACAGTTCGGGGCGGATCACAAGTCGATTGCCTTGGTGAAGACGAAGATCCTCAAGGACCTCGGCCCCCGCAAGGACACCCCCCGGCTGGTCGAGCTGACGGCCAAGGGTGACGAGTTCGTCGGTGCCTCCACTGAGGGGATGGTCTTCATGATCGGATTCGAAAGCGGCAAGCCGACGTCGGGGATGTCGCAGAACATCGAAAAGCGCGTGTCCCCGATGGCGGTCTCCGCCGGCGAGCTCAAGAGTTCGGCCGGGGCGCAGACGGTGAGGGCGTTCCTGTACGAGGGCGTGGAGCAGGAGGGTCACTAAAGCAGCGGCTGGCCCTGCTGCCTGTTCGGTCCGACGCCGGAGTGAGGACCGCCGGGTGCCCTCAGGAGGCCTGGCGGTCGTGCCACCGGACCGGATGCTCCTCGCCGTGAAGCGACTCGTACTCGCTCAGGCATGCGGCGTAGTACTCCATGCCCCGCTGCTCCACCGAAGCGCAGTAGGCCGCGTCGAGGCCCACGACCCGCAGACGCTTGGTCAGTGACATCAGGGAGAAAGCCCAGATCTCACGGGGGTTGATCCGCAGCTCCTCCGGAATCAGTCCGGGATCGCTGACCATGAACTTGCGGTCGGGGGCGAAGATCGTCCAGCACGCCGCTTCCAGCGTGTCGTCGACGACCTTCTGCACGTTGGACCCGTGTCCCCGCGCGACGGCGTCGCGCGCGGCTCCCACCCCGTAGTTGACGTGTCGGGACTCGTCACGCGTGACCGCCGTGAACCCGGCGTAGAAGCCGGGGAGAAGGCCGATGCGCCTCAGGGTCCTGAGCGAGAACTTCTGGCCGGTCAGAGCCAGCATCCCCTCGATTACGAGGTGGTACATCGTCAGGCCCTCCACCCACGCGGCGTAGTCGCCCGGGTCGAGGCGCACCCGGTCCATCGTCTCCAGCAGCTGGTGGTCGAAGATCCGGCGGAACCCGGCCACGGCATCGGGCCTCACTGTTTCCAACGCCCCGTGCAGCCCGCCGCTGACCCCCACGACCTCCTCGAAGAATCGTTTGAAGAACACGGTGTGGCGCGCCTCGTCCACGATCTGGGTGGTGAGAAAGACGCGGTCCTCCTCGGTGGGGGCCCCCATGATGAGCGGGGACAGGGTGTCGGTCACGGCCTGCTCGCCGATAAAGAAGAGCGTCAGCGTCTGCTGCAAGCCCTCCCTGAGGGGCTCGAACATCGACTTCCAGTGACCCACGTCCTCCGAAAAGTCCAGATCCTGGACGGCCCACTGCTGGCGCTCCCACCGGTCGTACAGGTCGAGCGGCGACGGCCGCGTCTGCATGACGTGGTCCATCTGGGCGTAGACGGAGTCGATGTCCACGCTGCGCAACTCCTCGACACCGGCCGACTCGACCTCCCGGACGACATCCTCGATCGACTTCGTCATGAGCAGCCTCCCCGTCGCAGTGACCTGCGGTCAGTGTAGAGGCCGACGCCCGTGGGGGGCCGAGGTCCTGCCGCACGGGGGCCGGACCACGCGGTGGCATCCGCGTCACCACAGTTCCCGGATCACGAGAGCGACGGCCGACAGCAGCGAGAGGACCAGGACGGCGGGTCGGGTGAGCCCCTTGTCCAGCAGCTTCGAGGTCCGGGACGAGACGGCGAAGCCGGCCAAGATCCCCGGCAGCAGGACACCGCTGAGTCGCAGCTCCTGAAGCCCGAATTTCCCCACGGCGGCAAGCAACGCGATGGACATGGCGGCCCCGATGACAAAGAACCCGGACAGCGTCCCTCGCATGGTCGCGCCCGGCTCCCGTTGGTAGACCATCGCCATGGGGGGCCCGCCGATGGAAGACGCCGTCCCCATCAGCCCTGACAGCGCCCCGGCACCGACCAGGACGGGAGCCGTGGGCCGCACGTGCCAGCCGCCGACGCTTGTGACGACGCCAACCACCACGGCAGCGGCCAGAGCAATCGCGAGCTGGCGCGGCTGGAAGGCGGCGACTGCCAGCGCTCCCGCTACCGTCCCGGGCACACGCCCAACGAGGGCCCAACCGATGCCTCCGAGATCGATTGAGGCACGCTCCCGCCGGGCGATCAGCATCGTCAGCAGCAACGCCGCAGCGAGCGCAGGACCGGGGACGAGGCGGTGGTCCACCAGCGCCATCACCGGCGCCGCGATCAGGTTGAGCCCGAAGCCCAGCGACCCCTGTATCGCGGATCCCGCGGCAAGGACGAAGAACAGAAGCACCAGTTCGGGGAGGGTCGGCACAAGCGGAGTCTAGAACCGCCGGCCCGCGCCCCCGGTCAAGGAGTTGGGGCGGGAACTGTCATGCCGACGGCGCCCGCTTTTGCTTTTCGGACCCCCGGCGCAGGTGAATGAAGGGGATGCCGGTTGAGCTGAGGGTGCTGGTCGAGGGGCTGGACCATCCGGAAGGGGTGGCCGTCGCGGGCGACGGATCGCTGTGGGCCGGAGGCGAGGCCGGACAGCTGTACCGAATCGCGGAGGCGTCGGCCGAGCAGGTGGCGACCACCGGCGGGTTCCTCCTGGGCCTGGCTGTGGACGGGTCAGGCAGCGTGTTCGCCTGCGACGTCGCAGCCCGGCAGGTGGCGCGCATCGAGCCGGAGTCGGGCCGAGTGGAGGTCCATTCCCGGGGAACGCCGCAACGGCCGATGGTGAACCCCAACTGGCCGGTCTTCGACGGCGCTGGCAACCTGTACGTCACCGACTCCGGCCGCTGGAAAGGCAACGACGGGTGCATCTTCCGGATCGACGCATCAGGAGTCACCACCGTGTGGTCGGAGGCCAGCACGAACTTTCCGAACGGAGCGTGCCTGGACGCCTCGGGAAAGTGGCTGCTGGTTCTGGAGTCGCTCCCCCCCGCGCTCGTCCGTATCCGCATCAGCGACGACGGAACCGCCGGTGAGCGGGAGGTCGTCGCGGAGCTGCGCGGGACGGTGCCGGACGGAGTCTGCCTGGACGAGGACGGGCTCGCCTATGTCTGCTGCTACCGCCCGGACCGGATCCTGACCGTGGATCCGGACGGCGGTGTCGACGTCTTCGCCGACGATCCCGAGGGAACGATCCTGTCCGCGCCGACAAACGGTGTGTTCTGCGGGAACGACCTGCGCACCCTCGTCACCGGCAACCTCGGGCGGTGGCACCTGACGGCATGCGAGCCCGGCCCCCGGGGACTTCCGCTGCGATACCCGGTCCTGGGCTGATGCAGGAACTGGTCGGCAAGGTGGCACTCGTGACGGGCGCCGCCATGGGCATCGGACGAGCGGCTGCGCAGGCACTGGCGGACCAGGGCGCGAAGGTGGCGCTGGTGGACCGCGAGGAGGCCGAGCCGATCCGGACCTCGGTGACGGTGCGCGCGGACGTCTCGACGGCCTCGGGTGCCACGATGGCCGTAGCCTCGGCTGTGGACGCCTTCGGGCGGCTGGACATCGCCGTCTGCGCCGCCGGGATCCAGAGGTACGGGTCTGTGGTCGAGGCTCCTGAGGACCAGTGGGACGAAGTCCTGGCCACGAACCTCAAACAGATGTTCCTCGTGGGCAAGCACGCCATCCCGCACATGGAGGCCGCGGGAGAAGGCGCCATCGTGAACGTGGCGTCGGTGCAGGCGCTGGTCGCGCAGCGCGGGGTGGCGGCGTATGCGGCCTCCAAGGGAGGGGTGGTCGCCCTGACCCGCGCGATGGCCGTGGACCACGCCCCGCTGGTCCGCGTGAACTGCGTGTGTCCCGGATCGGTGGACACGCCGATGCTGCGCTGGGCAGCGGGCAAGTTCGGAGGTGAGGACTTGGAAGAGACGGTGGCGCAGTGGGGCGAGATGCATCCGCTTGGACGGGTGGCTGAGCCCCGGGAGATCGCGGAGACGATCGCCTTCCTCGCCGGCCCCCGGGCGTCGTTCGTGACGGGCGCGGCGCTCGTGGTCGACGGCGGGCTCATCTCGCGGCTGGGCGGCACCTGATGTCACGGCCTGCGAGTCGCAGCCCAGCCGGCCGAATCTCGGCCATTCGCGCGACCACCGTCACGGTGCCGCTGGAGGCTCCACTGCGCCACGCGACGGGAGCCCACTGGGGCCGGTTCGTCCGCACGATCGTTGAGGTCGAGACCGACGCCGGGCTCACCGGTCTGGGCGAGATGGGCGGGGGCGGCGAGAGCGCCGAGGCGGCATTCAAGGCTCTCGAGTCGTACCTGCTCGGTCACGACCCGTTCGACCTCGAGGCGCTTCGATTCAAGCTGATGAACCCGACCGCCTCGCTGTACAACCAGCGGACCCAGCTTCACGCGGCAATCGAGTTCGCGTGCCTGGACCTCATGGGACAGTCGCTGGGCCTGCGCGTCTGCGACCTGCTCGGCGGCGCCCTGCGGGAGTCGGTGCCCTTCGCTTCGTACCTCTTCTACCGGTATGCGGACGGCAGCGGAGCCGGTGGCGAAGAGACGCCGGAGGAGATGGCGGCCCACGCCCAGCATCTCGTCCGCAAACACGGCTTCCGGACGCACAAGCTGAAGGGCGGCGTGTTCCCCCCTTCACACGACTGCGAGGTTCTCCGCGCGGTTTCGGAGGCCTATCCGGACCACCGCGTCAGGCTCGACCCCAACGCCGTGTGGACCGTCGAGGAATCGATCGGCGTCGCGCGCCGCATCCGGGACCTGCCCAACGACTATCTGGAGGACCCCACGTGGGGCCTCGACGGGATGCGCCGGGTGCGGGACCGGATCGACATACCGACGGCCACCAACACCGTGGTGGTCAACTTCGAGCAGCTCGCCGCTTGCATCCGGCTCGACGCGGTGGACGTGATCCTGCTCGACACCACGTTCTGGGGAGGACTGCGACAGGCGGCCAAGGCCGCCGGCGTCTGCGAGACGTTTCAGTGGGGAGTCGCGGTGCACTCGTCCGGGGAACTGGGGATCCAGCTGGCCACGATGCTGCACCTCGGCGCCCTGCTGCCGAATCTGCGCTTCGCGGCGGACGCGCACTACCACCACCTCACAGACGACGT
This window harbors:
- a CDS encoding cysteine synthase family protein; protein product: MDIREPSLGRIVGSVLDLVGRTCMVTLGAEPGAAEVCLKVEGDNPSGSVKDRPVLAMIRDAERRGVLSPGQAIVEASVGNTATSLAVIGRATGYHVMVVAPSDMPDVRRANLEILGVELVWTEHSERMSGAIAKADRMAREGAFVMRQFGNEAAVRSHEDTGAEIWDQCSGGVDGFVAGVGTGATISGCAAVLKARNPRCQVVAVEPAESPVLSGGKPGPHRIPGIGAGFVPGLLRRDLVDEVYPVPWWEAHEAVRELGRQAGLFCGPSTGAVLMAARALARRLGEGRRVVGIAADWGERNVEVLVQPRPDER
- a CDS encoding SDR family oxidoreductase, which codes for MQELVGKVALVTGAAMGIGRAAAQALADQGAKVALVDREEAEPIRTSVTVRADVSTASGATMAVASAVDAFGRLDIAVCAAGIQRYGSVVEAPEDQWDEVLATNLKQMFLVGKHAIPHMEAAGEGAIVNVASVQALVAQRGVAAYAASKGGVVALTRAMAVDHAPLVRVNCVCPGSVDTPMLRWAAGKFGGEDLEETVAQWGEMHPLGRVAEPREIAETIAFLAGPRASFVTGAALVVDGGLISRLGGT
- the murI gene encoding glutamate racemase is translated as MVTPPSQPGPVRLPEPGDRPIGIFDSGLGGLMVARAVIDVLPQESIVYYGDTARFPYGPKPLPDVHRYACEIIDFLIEQDVKLIVVGCNSASSALARLGRPQIPVPMITVINPPAQTAVRLTRNKRIGVIGTQATIESAQYDEAIRLTRRPVEVFHQACPRFVELAESGETTGDAVLGVAGEYLSPLKQAGVDTLILGCTHYPLLSATIQYVMGPDVLLVSSAEETAKDVYTVLAANDLQRHTREAPVY
- a CDS encoding M15 family metallopeptidase, with amino-acid sequence MDRKRIAIALVLACLPVWQGAPAAAYHFPGTYYPHRHKNYPPRPHGQAALVREFGERCSAAARANKETWWAKEGIHGTGSWRQYPFNYHERLGGKNASAVYDVWAHAATEHEADFWKIGIWGYNCRKIKGSSKWSSHSWGVAIDTNSAYEHVGAGHKHCHTMTPNMPGIWKDHGWHHGVSFGDCMHFQYVTGY
- a CDS encoding SMP-30/gluconolactonase/LRE family protein, giving the protein MPVELRVLVEGLDHPEGVAVAGDGSLWAGGEAGQLYRIAEASAEQVATTGGFLLGLAVDGSGSVFACDVAARQVARIEPESGRVEVHSRGTPQRPMVNPNWPVFDGAGNLYVTDSGRWKGNDGCIFRIDASGVTTVWSEASTNFPNGACLDASGKWLLVLESLPPALVRIRISDDGTAGEREVVAELRGTVPDGVCLDEDGLAYVCCYRPDRILTVDPDGGVDVFADDPEGTILSAPTNGVFCGNDLRTLVTGNLGRWHLTACEPGPRGLPLRYPVLG
- a CDS encoding ribonucleotide-diphosphate reductase subunit beta, yielding MTKSIEDVVREVESAGVEELRSVDIDSVYAQMDHVMQTRPSPLDLYDRWERQQWAVQDLDFSEDVGHWKSMFEPLREGLQQTLTLFFIGEQAVTDTLSPLIMGAPTEEDRVFLTTQIVDEARHTVFFKRFFEEVVGVSGGLHGALETVRPDAVAGFRRIFDHQLLETMDRVRLDPGDYAAWVEGLTMYHLVIEGMLALTGQKFSLRTLRRIGLLPGFYAGFTAVTRDESRHVNYGVGAARDAVARGHGSNVQKVVDDTLEAACWTIFAPDRKFMVSDPGLIPEELRINPREIWAFSLMSLTKRLRVVGLDAAYCASVEQRGMEYYAACLSEYESLHGEEHPVRWHDRQAS
- a CDS encoding M67 family metallopeptidase → MLRLPKDFADDIYEQCRAEFPNEACGLLAGRDGIAQRLFRMTNAERSPVIYRMDPKEQLRAFNEIEEGGLELVSIYHSHTRSAAYPSNTDVSWAYYPEAVYLIVSLEDPEAPHMRGFRIEGGRVDEVPVAIAG
- a CDS encoding sulfite exporter TauE/SafE family protein, with product MPTLPELVLLFFVLAAGSAIQGSLGFGLNLIAAPVMALVDHRLVPGPALAAALLLTMLIARRERASIDLGGIGWALVGRVPGTVAGALAVAAFQPRQLAIALAAAVVVGVVTSVGGWHVRPTAPVLVGAGALSGLMGTASSIGGPPMAMVYQREPGATMRGTLSGFFVIGAAMSIALLAAVGKFGLQELRLSGVLLPGILAGFAVSSRTSKLLDKGLTRPAVLVLSLLSAVALVIRELW
- a CDS encoding enolase C-terminal domain-like protein, yielding MSRPASRSPAGRISAIRATTVTVPLEAPLRHATGAHWGRFVRTIVEVETDAGLTGLGEMGGGGESAEAAFKALESYLLGHDPFDLEALRFKLMNPTASLYNQRTQLHAAIEFACLDLMGQSLGLRVCDLLGGALRESVPFASYLFYRYADGSGAGGEETPEEMAAHAQHLVRKHGFRTHKLKGGVFPPSHDCEVLRAVSEAYPDHRVRLDPNAVWTVEESIGVARRIRDLPNDYLEDPTWGLDGMRRVRDRIDIPTATNTVVVNFEQLAACIRLDAVDVILLDTTFWGGLRQAAKAAGVCETFQWGVAVHSSGELGIQLATMLHLGALLPNLRFAADAHYHHLTDDVIEGGLMTYVDGEIAVPEATGLGVRLDRERLGRYSDLYHQLGGYHYDRDPHRPDWYPVVPAGLYANPRRR
- a CDS encoding pyridoxal-phosphate dependent enzyme, yielding MPAVAGGAAHDSILDAIGNTPVVRLSRLESDGTRLYAKLEGQNPTGSVKDRIALAMVLEAERQGQLDDDRVLLEPSSGNTGISLALVCRLKGLRLAVVMPESASEERRRLLELYGVEVHLSPGEEGTNGAIKVAQEMASDTKYLMLNQYENAANPAAHEVTAAEIVADVPDLDLFVAGLGTGGTLTGAGRALKRHNPDIKVVAAEPPAGDLVQGLRSLEDGYIPPILDQSVLDRKFMVGSADAFRMTRTLFELEGVFAGISSGAAVFGALRAMASLGSRTAVVLLADGGWKYVSTGVHVQDPEEVERRLQGQIWW